GCCCAGTGCTGCGTCAGCGGCCGCGATCTTTGGCATTGTCGATGGCCTCCCGGGTCGCCGCATCCAGCGCAGACTGCGAATCGTCGGATACGGCAAACTGCCGACCATCGACTTCGTGCAAGGTAATACCGCATACCGTGATGCGGTGGTTCGGAGTGAAAGTGGTGGATCGCTGGTTTCATGATGCGCCTCGGAAGGCTTGAGAAGTACCAAAGCCCTGATTCCAGAATAGGCCTAGCAGGCTGCTGAAGTACTCACCGCACAAAAGGCGAAGCTTCATCCTACAAGGCTGAAGGGCTCGCCATTTTTCACAATCCGGGAACCTGGCGTCACTTCATCGATTTTTTCGGTGATTTGACGCCCATTTCCAGCCTCATTTCCGCGATTACTGCGACTGCGGACGGATTTGTCCCAGGGAACGCATACGTACGAGGTTGTAGGCGGCCATGCTCAGCACGAACATCTGGTCGACCTTCTTCTGTCCGCGCACCATCACCTGGCGCATGCGCCCAACGGTCTTGGCCCATCCAAAACCTTGTTCAATCAGCTTGCGCTTCTGCTGTGAGATGGCATAACCCTCGCTGCGTGCGATGGCATCAGGGACGGCCGAGCGCCGCCCCGAGGTGTTTTGTGCGACACGCGGCGTCACCTTCATCTCCAGGCAAGCTTGAATGAACTCCTCCGCGTCGTAGCCCTTGTCCGCGCCCACGGTGACTTCCACATCGAGGTCCTCAGCCACCTGCCTGGCATCGTTGAGCATGACCTTCGCGGCCTCGCGCTCGGCGTATCCGTCAGCATTGGTCACCATGGCGCTGACCACCAGGCCGTGGCGGTTGTCGCTCAGGGTATGGCCCATGGAGCGCAACTCACTGGCGGTTTTGCCTTTGCGATAGAGCCGGGCATCGGGGTCGGTCTTGGACTGGAGCGTTTCGTTGCTGCGCTTGCGACCTTTGAAGTTGCCACCATCATTGGCTTCGTCCTCGCCGTCTTTGCGCACAAAGCTCTTGTGGCCGGCCCAAGCCTGAATGAGTGTGCCGTCCACGCTGAAGTGTTCGTCGGAAAGCCAGTCCTTCTTTTGCGCGATGGCCAGTACTTCGTTGAAGAATTCGATCACTGCATCGTGCTTGATCAGGCGTTCGCGGTTCTTGGTGAATACGCTGGGCACCCAGACTGCATCGTCCATTGCCAGGCCAATGAACCAGCGAAACAGCAAGTTGTAGTGCGTCTGCTCCATGAGCTGACGTTCGGAGCGAACGCTGTAGAGCACCTGCAGCAGCATGGCCCGCAACAACTTCTCAGGCGCGATACTGGGTCGACCGCCCTTGATATCGGCCTCGTACATCCCGGCGAACAGCCCATCCATCTTCGCCAGCGCCTGATTGGCCATGGTGCGGATCGAGCGCAGCGGATGAGACTTCGGTACAAAATCCTCGAGCCGCCGCATGGTGAACAGGCTTTCGGTGAAGGTGTCGGCGCCGCGCATGAAACGTCGTAGGGTGTGGGGTTCTCAGATCAACGCTTCAGCCAGTCCCCGCGCTGACGTCCGCTGGAGGTATTTCAGCGGCCTGCTAGGCCCCGCACAATACAGAGCAAGGTGCGTGCCATGCTGTCATGCTCATCCTTCCCGTTGCCCACGCGCGACAGTGAGTCCCACGCTGAATGGGAAACTGGCTGACCTGCCGGGATCCAGAGCGGGCGCGGAGCTTCATGCGGCCCTACCCGGCCGAGCTACGCCGGCCTACCTGGACCTCGAGGTAACTTTGCACAACATCGCTGCATCTAAGACATGTCGATGGAATGACCGCGCCAGTATCCAAGCACAGACCACACCGTTCTTCGGCCCTGGCGGCACCGCTTTAGAATAATCCCCAACCGCTTCGACTGTCATGGTCACATCTTTACCTTCGCCTTAGTCGCACCGCGTCTCCAATTGCAAAAGCGCTCATTTCACCCCCAAAGAAAGGCGAATATCTTGCTGGCCAGCTGTCTGCACGTATGTGATGCAACGCACAGAAGTTATCGATCCCGTCACCTAGCCCCCAGTTGTCGGCGGCTCGCTGACTTGGACGGCCCAAGAGGGGTCAAACGTCCAAACGCCCCAGCTGCGCAGTGATGGCACTGGGGCGTTCCTTTTCTAGCGCACGATGCCCAGCTCCCCTCCTCCCGCCGCCACAGCCGCTTGCGCCCTCACCCACTCCTGCAGCGCTCTCAGCTGCTCGGCTGTTGCATGGCAAGTGCCGTAGTTGTCGGTGACGGTAGCGGCAACGTCTTGAGCTGGGACGGCGAGCGCATCAGCAACTCCGGCGGAGTCGGGAAGCTCGCCCCGCGCGGCGGCGTCGTGCAGCACCGGAAGGCGCCCGCCAATCTGGCGGTGGTGACGCTGGACAAGCCGAAGGCCTTTATGCGGCTGGCCAGCGATGTGTGGGAGTTCGTCAGCACGCCCGCATGGCGGCATGAGTCCTTTTCCGTTGACTTCATCGAGGTGCCCCAATGAACCGCACGCTCGACGGCGGCACGGTCGCGGCAGTCACGGCGGGTCATGTTCCATACCTGTTCTTCGTGCAGATGGATTCACCACGTTAGAACTGGCCGCGCTGCAGTCGCTGATCGAGCCGGAGGAATACCTCGAGCTGGACGGTCTGAGCGATCAGGCCTGGCGCGAGCGCATCGGAAATGCTGTGCCGCCGGACGCCGCGCGCGCAATCGCGGAGGTCATGGGCACCACCCTGCTGCTGGCCGAGTCCGGCGAGACGTTCATGTTGTCCGCGACGCCGGTCTGGGTGCGGCCGGTGGCTGTGGCGCTGTCGGTCGCGCAGCCAGCGGAGGTGATGTAATGGGCTATTTTCCGAATAACAAACCGGCCACCGTCACAGATGCGGAAACGATAGCTATACCGAGAGCCCATTTCGAAATGCGGAGCGCTTGTCGCGCAGTCTCGGCCTGGTCTAGCGCTGCTCCTGCCGCCTGCTCCGTCGCCAGAAGCGCTCGTTGCTCGCGTACTCCGGCTCGCAGGCTGTCGATCCTAGCGAGGTATGCCCGAGCATTCTCCAAACGCGTGTTGCCGAACGCGTGGCGCTCTACGTTCAGCCGGAATCCTTCCTCACTGTGTGAGGCAATCCAATCAAGGATTTCGCTATCGCTTTCGAAGTTCGCCATGGCTTGCCCCACATCATTCCGGTGGATCGTAGCATGCGAAGGAAGCGAGGCGGATGGGGATAGCGGGGTGAGATCAACCAAGCGCAAGAAGCACGTCGATCGCTCGCTTGCCATAGTGCAATGCGGCCTGCTCGGCAGCTGCCTCGGTGAAGTAATCGCTATGGTCCGACGCGGGGCCGTAGATGGCGTCGTCATCGGGCTCGGCTGTGTATCGGATTTCGACTACATACCCCCATTTCTGGCCAGGCGGCGGCCTGGCGCCTGGGATGCCAACAATCCAGAAGGTCATGACATGGATGTACATCCCACGATATTCCTCGGATACCCATGCCATGCGCTCGCCCAAGGCCGTCTCCCTAGTTGGTTTCGCAGAATTCTAGCGAATGATGGGGACGGGGTGAGTAGAAAGCCGGATGTGGATCGCGGTATGTGCCTATTCCTAGACGCCCAGAATAACGTCCACCGCAGCTCTGCCCGCCACTTCCGCGACCAGATGCGCCCAGCGACGGGAGAACGGGCCGCCATGGACCTTGATTCGCTTGCCGAATGCTGCGGCGCCCGGCGGCTTCATCGGACCTTCGATCTGGAACCAGACATCGAACATGTCCTCGGAGGTGCTAACCAGATCAGCGTTGATCGCGAACCCACGATATTCGGTAAGGCGATGCATGACTATCTCCCAAGGCTGACAAGGATCGTAGCATGAGCGAGAGCACCAAAATCGAATGGACGGACGCCACCTTCAATCCCTGGGAGGGTTGCCAGAAGGTAGGCCCCGGCTGCAACCACTGCTACGCCGAGGAATGCCACATTGGATGGTTTGACGTGCAGACGTGCCAGCGAATGGTAGCCGTGTGCCAGCAACTCGCCAAGGAAGCGAAGCGGATGTGGGTGACAGCATGACCCACGCAGCCTCATTTAACCAACAGCGGCCAGCAGACGCCCAAGACGGGCGTCTCACATTAGGGCCTCCCAAAGGCCCCTGCTTGAAGCTCCGTTTCGAATGCCACAGTCCAGGCCGTTCCAGGCCCGGCATCGTACAAGCTAATCTTTCCATTGATCCATCTCAGGACCCTAACTTCTCTATGTATTGCCGCGGGTCCGACAGGATAAGCATCCTCATCAGTAATTTCGAAATCCAGCGGGATAAACCCAAATCGAGCGCATGCCGCCTTCACATCCTCTTGCTCGTCTGCGGGGAATTCATGGAAGAGGTGAACGGTCATGATTGTCTCCAAGCGCTTCGAGGAATCCTAGCATGACCAAAGAACGCCCCATCCTCTTCAGCGGCGCTGATGGTGCGCGCCTACGCGCCGGAGATGGCAAGCTGGTCGGCGAAGGAAGTCAAGCGGATCGAGGTGGCCGGATGACTTCAAGCGCCTATTGCTTCATCCCACATCGGCCACGTGTCAATGCGCCATGCCTCTTTGACGGCGTACCTCTTAAATGCTCTGCCTTCGTCGTATCCGACCATGCCTTGCAGTATGACTCGTCTGAGAGCACGCCGAGCAGCTTCCCTCTCCGGGGTCGCCAATTTCCAGTATGCGTTGAGGGCCTCATCGGAGAAGTAGATCGACACACTCCTAGAGTATTGCGCCAGATTGGCGGGTTGGTTCTTGAGGGGCCATCCGAAGAAGAAATTACGGCTGGATTCCGCGATACGCGTCCATACAGCGCCATCGGGAAATACGGACACGAGGACATCCGCAAGTTCAGCGAGACATCGGCTCCGGCGTTCGTCAATTGCCATATCGCTCTCCCATCGTTTCGGAGGATCGTAGCATGACAATAGTACGCCCCATCCTCTTCAGCGGCGCCATGGTGCGCGCCATCCTCGACGGTCGGAAGACGCAGACGCGGCGGGTGGTAAAGGAGCGCCATCTCGTCGCGGCCCCGCCGGCGTCGTTCTTTCAGTACCTGCGCGAAGCCTGTCCCTTCGGCAAGCCTGGCGACCGGCTGTGGGTGCGCGAAACCTGGGCGCAGCCCGCTGCGCTCGATCCGGGCCCGACCGTCTACCGCGCGGACTACCCCGCCTGCGTGCCGGCTGGGTACGAGAACGTGCCGCCGGTCGAGGCAGTCACTTGGAAGCCGAACATCCATATGCCGCGCCTCTGTCGCGGATACAGCTGGAGGTGACTGGCGTGCGCGTTGAGCGACTGAACGATTGAACGACTGCGGCGAGGTCGACGCCATCGCCGAAGGCCTAATCCGCTTTGGTGACGGCTGGCGAGGTGCACCGGATCTGCCCTGGTTCGCGTCGCCGGTTGCGGCCTACGCAAGCCTGTGGGACAACATCAACGACGCCGACGCTTGGCAGACCAATCCGTGGGTATGGGTGTTGGAGTTTCGGAGGGTTCAGCCGTGATCATCAACCCACGCTTTCGCCCAAACGATCCCGGCTACCGCAGCACGCTCAAACGAGGGGTAGTATCCCAAGGGATCCGAGCCTTCCACAAGGCGACCATCCTTTTCAACTGCACCGGATGCCTCGAAGGATCCATCGCCAAGCTGCTTTGCAAAGCCGCGGACGGTGTAGCCTTGGTAGCTCTCGATTGTCATGACGGCCTCCGATTGGGACGGGAGATCGTAGCATGAAGCACCTGACCACCCAGACCCTCGACGGCGAAGCCGGCGCCATCCTCTCCGACTGCGAGCAGTACCGCTACCGCCTCTGGCGCGAGTGGGACCGCAGCCGCCCGGGCCTGGGCTTCATCATGCTCAACCCCTCGACCGCCGACCACCAGGCCAACGACCCGACGATCACCCGCTGCCTACAGCGCGCGCTGGCCGGCAAGTACGGCCGACTGGAGGTGGTGAACCTGTTCCCGTTGCGCTCGACCGATCCTGACGGCCTGCTGGCCCACCCGGCGCCGCTTGGGCGCGAGGACACGGCGAACTGCTCGATCATGGACGCGCTCGATCGCTGCTCGCTGGTGATCTGCGCCTGGGGCGCGCACAAGTCGGCGCCGGCGCGCGCTGCGGAGGTGCTGCGCATCGTCAGGATGTGCGGCCGCAGCACCCTGCTCCATCACACCGGTCTGAACCAGGACGGCAGCCCGAAGCACCCCCTATACATCGCAGCCAAAGTTGAGGGTCGGCCGGGATTCGCAAAAAATCCGCCACATCCCTGACAACCCATTGATTTATCGAGGGAATTTAGCCTTTCCGGCACCCGGATGCCAGGATAGTGCCTATAGAGCAGCATATTTCCGCAAAGTGAGGCGGAAGGCAAGAGCGCCTGGCCCGTCAACCTGTCATCAAAGGCGGGCAAATTACTTTCCCTGGCACCGGCCTCGAGGGGCGGGGCGGTTTTGGCAGGGAGTAGACCTTGGCTGCCGCAAATGGCGACAGGACAATCTGCAACGATGACGAGGTCCGGTACGCGGCGCATCAATCTGAATTTGGTGCAGCGCTAAGAGCAGGGAGCGCTGCTGGCGGTACGGCGCCAGCATGAATGGCAGATCGAAGTTGCCAGCGTACGCGATATGCTCATTGCAGCGGGCAAGCGCGCCCGCTGCATCGTTGCCGAGCAGTTCACGCACCTTATCCAGCCGGAAGATGTCGGCAATGCCGTCATCCACCAGGACCTGCAGCACATCACGGAACTGCCTGACCAGGTCTTCCAATGTGTCCGCATGCGCGAGCTGATATTGCTGCAGCCGGGTCCTGGCGAGGGTCTCGAGCTTGCGCATGACCTTGATGAAGATTTCCGCCACATCATCGAGCGCCTTCTGCAACTGCGCTTGAATGAAGAGCACTGCCAAGGTGTATCGTTTGGCTGGCTTGAGCGACCTGAGCTCAGCAATGTCAAGCGCCCGGGCCTCCGTCACCAGTTGCGTGCGCTTGCTCACGGAAAGCAAGGCCGGCGCCTGCGGCATACCCTCGGCAAGGGTCCGCAGGGACTGGATGTGTTTGAGGAAGCTTGCAATTTCGCGCGCGGGAGGGCGCTTGGGCTCGCGTTTGAGCTGCTCCCACCCGGATTTGCCGACCTGACCGTTAAACAACGGCGATCAGCGCGCTATCGAGCGAATCCGAGATGGCGCGATAGATGGCGTCATTGCACCGGCTGCGGGCCTGAGTCGCTATTCGGTGCAGGCTGGCAAGTGGCGGCAGTTCGCACCGTACCCGGCTCAGCTCTTCGATCAGCACGTTGACGATGTCGGGCAATTCGACCTTGGTGTGCGCCGCATCGGTTGCGAGCGCCTCCAGCCATGGGCTGCATCCTTATTTCAGTGCCTTGAGGTCCAAATCCAGTTCGCAGGACAAGACGGTCCTGGTGGCACTGGCCTGGATACAGGGCTTCCGGACCTCACACCGCGAACATCTGCAACTCACCGACGACGATCTGATGAACCTTCCGCTCGACTGGATCCCGGCCAAGTGGGAGAAAGCCATCTTTCCGGACGGCCGGAGTACTCGTCTGCTCCATCGCAGGTACTTTGAGCTGTGCGTGTTCGATCAGGTCATGCGTGAGCTGAGTTCGGGCGATCTTTACGTGGAGGGCAGCGACCGTTTTGATGACTTCCGCGTCCATCAGGTATCGGAGGAGGTGTTCGAGCGGGAGCTACCGCACTACTGTGACATCGTTCGCCTGCCAACGGATGGCAAGAGCTTCATCAGGACGCTGTGGGACAGCCTGAGTAACCGCGCAATTGAGCGCATGAGAGTCGTTCTCGGCGAACAGGTGGGGTCGGGACGATCGAGCAGGATCGGCAATGTCCGATGGTATTCACGGTGAATACCCCCAAGGTCTGCTAGGGCAGGTTATGTACCGTGCATAACTCTTGATAACTATTCATTATCGAGAGTAATAGCGGCCTCGCCGGGCCACTCGGCCCAGACTCCATCAGGGGGCGCCGCGAACGCCGCCATCCGACGACTTGCAGTCGCTGCACGGCGTGGCGTGGGCCGGGGTGGCCGACAGCCACGTCAGGCCGAGCGCGCTCACCAGGGTAGCGAGCCGCGCTAACCTGCGCATCCAGGTGGTCATGGTTTGCTCCTAACCCATCCGTCCCTAGGGGTACCGCTACCTACCGCCGCCATCCGGGCTTGGGTCGTGGGGTAGCGACGCATGGCGTCCGCCGCCATCCTGGCTCGGGCAGGCGTGGGCCGGGGGGCCGACAGCCAGATCAGGCCGACCGCGCTGGCCAGGGCGGCGAGCAGCGCGAACCTTCGCATCCAGTACTTCATGGCTTGCTCCTAACGGAGCGAACATCGGGTCGCCGCGGACGGCTTCACGACCGAGGTTCGCAATCCCAAAGGATAGTGTTTTCGTGCGCCGCATCAAGCCATAAGCGCGGCAGCGGCGGGGCCATGCGCTTCCAGGCTCATCGCCTGGCGCTCGCTCTCGCTGGCCAAGTCGGCATTGACCTGCTGGAGCTCAGCCAGATCGGCCGCCCGGTCGGCATTGCCTGGCCCACGGAGTCGGCGATGCGGTGCCGACGGTCTGCGAAGGACAGCACCTGCGGAAATCCCACAAGAGGAAGTCGTGACAGCACCCTGCTCCAATGGACCAACGGATAGGGCGCCCATGGATGACAACATTCACGAAGCACACGGCCAAGATGCTGGCCAGTTGGTTGGTACAGGCGGCACTACGCGAGACGATGCACGTGGCCTGGCCAGTTCGCGCGACGCAAGGACGGCACCGAGTTCCCGGCGGAAATCACGACCAATGACGCCACGTTCGAAGGCGAGCCGCTTCTGTTGACCGTTGTCATCGACCGGACCGAGCGATACGAATTGCAGCGCAACCGGCAGGAGCTTGCCCATCTGACGCGTGTCTCCACGCTCGGCGAGCTGGCGAGTTCGCTCGCGCACGAGTTGAATCAGCCGCTTACGGCCATCTTGAGCAACGCACAGGCCGCCCAGCGCTTCATGTCGACGCAGCCGATCAACCTGACCGAGGTGCGCGAGATCCTGCAGGATCTCGTCGAGGACGACCACCGCGCGAGCGAAGTGATCCGCAGGATTCGCACGCTGGTGAAGAAGGGCGAACTCGAAGCCGCGCCCCTCAGTCTCGATCGCGTCATCGGCGACGTAGCGATGCTGGTGCACAGCGACGCGATAGTGCGCGGAATCCGCGTGGTCCTGAACACCGACCCCAGGCTGCCGTCGGTTCAAGGCGATAGCGTGCAACTGCAGCAGGTTGTACTGAATCTGTTGCTCAACGCGTTCCACGCAACCGAGTCCTGCCCGGCACACGATCGCGTGGTCGTGATCGACGCCACGCGCGAAGGCGCAGACATGGTTCGCGTGGCGGTGCGGGACCGCGGACCCGGCCTGAGCGCCGACAAGCTCGAGCAGATCTTCAAGCCATTCTTCACCTCAAAGCGCGAAGGGCTTGGCCTCGGCCTTTCCATCAGCCGATCCATCGTTGAAATGCACGGCGGACGCATCTGGGCGGGGAATAACAGCGACCAAGGTGCCACTTTCTGTTTCACGTTGCCGGTCGCAGCGAAAACAGAGCCCGCTCATTCGGGGGAACACCCATGAACAACGCCATGCCAACCGTCTACGTGGTGGATGACGACGACGCCGTACGCCGGGCGCTAATGCGCCTGATCCGCTGCGCAGGCTACCTTGTCGAAGGATTCGGCACAGCGCGCGAGTTCCTCGACAGCGGCGCGTCCAACGACTGCAACGCCTGCCTGTTGCTCGACGTGCAACTCCCCGACTTGAACGGACTGGAGCTGCAGCGTGAGCTCAATGGAGCAGGCAGGCCGCTGTCGATCGTCTTCCTCACCGGGCACGGCGATATCCCGACCAGCGTGCGCGCAATGAAGGCGGGCGCGACGGACTTCCTGGTCAAGCCGGTGTGCGACAGCGATCTGCTGAGCGCGATCGAATCCGCGTTGGGGCGCGCGTCGCAAGCACGCGCGAGCCGCATCGAGATCGAAGCCATCTACAGCCGCATTGACCGCCTCACGCAGCGCGAGCGGGAAGTGCTCACGCTGGTCGTCGAAGGCCGACTGAACAAGCAGATGGCTTGTGAGCCGGGCACGGCGGAAAAGACTATCAAAGTCCACCGGGCCCGCGTGATGAAAAAGATGGAGGCGCACTCGCTGGCCGAACTGGTGCGTATCAGCGATAAGGCCGGCATCCCCCATCCGCTCCTTCACCCGCCGCAGAGCGCCGCCACAGCCACGGCAACATGACATAGCCTGGCAAACCTCGCGCCAACCGCGAATCCTCAGTTGCATCCCTGATGGCGGGCCGTCTTGGCGCAGGTCTTTCCGCTCGGGCTTGTATAGACCCCCTTGCCATTCTTGGTCTTGGCCTCCCCGCCCTTGCTCGTCTGCGTCGTTGTCACACCGTTCTGGTTCTTCTCGGACGTAAAGCTGTTACCCGTGTTCCGGTTATACCCGGCTGCCGACTCTCCGTTGTTGCAAACGACAGCCCCACGCGCGTTGGTGGTGCATTCGGCAAACGCGTTCGCGCAAAGCATTGCGCATGCCAACATAGCTAGCATTTTCATGGCCACTCCTTGTTATGGCCGACACAAACATCCCGTGCCAGCACGTCCTCTGTTAAAGAGTAGGTCAGCGTCGCGCCGTCCGGGCCGCCTCCCGCGCTACAGGCCAAGATGGGCAAACGCGTCGTGCATGGGCGCAAGCGACACACTGACCATCCCATAGAGTGGCGTGCTCATCTCCTCGATCAGGAAGATAGCCCCTGAAGTCGACAACGCGCACATCATCAAAGCGGCAATGATGGTTCCGTTGCGGTCGGCGAACAGCCCGAACGTGCCGAACACAATGGACAGCCATAGCACCAGAACGACCAGCAGGGATATCGGGATCGAAGACTTTGTCTGCAGCAACGCGAGCCAGCGCGCCGCGAACACGCTATCGACAATCTGAAGGGCCTTCGCCTTCAATTGAACGTGCTCGTCGTCGCGCGCAGCCAGCGACTCGAGCTTGCGCTGAAAACCTTCCAGCTGGCTGACCGCCTCGGCATTGCCGAGCTTCGCCATCTGCGCTGCGTCACCCGAGTCGAGTACCTGGATCTTTTCGGCGTAGACGCGCTTGAGCAAGACACGAGCCTCCTGCGCGTCCGGGCCATACTTGGCCAGCACGCGATCGAGTTGAATGATGCTGGCGGAATTCTGCACAATCTCGCTGCTCACTGTGTCGAACGTGCCCTTCGCCGACGAAACCAGCAGCCCAAGCACCAACGCCGCCATCGTGGCAATCAGGCCGGTCGCCATCTTGACGACGCTGATGGACTGATCGCTAAGGTGGTGCTCAGGCAGCATGGCGCGCCCCCACATGCCCAGCAGTGAACTGCCGAACACACAGGCAAACACGATCAAGGCGATGACGAGGTGGTTCATGTCTCTCCCTCTAAACGGCGAGGCGGCAACGCGGCGACATCAGACCAAGCCCTAAGGAAGTGCTGATCAATGAGGTTTTCGCTTGATGTTGCACAAGCCAATGACCTGGGTTTTCGCAATGCGAGAGAGATCGGCCGATTCAAGCCGATTTTTTCTCGTTTCGCGCCTTTCCTGGCGCGCTTTGCGCGCTCAGGACGGACTGCTCCCCCGCAGCGCCAACAACTGCTTTTTGGCCAGCACCAGATTCGCCAGACCAAACAGGCTGAACAACTGCGCTGTGTTCTTGACCAGGCCCTTGTAGCGAACCATGCGATGACCAAACAGATTTTTTATGACGTGGAACGGATGCTCGACCCGCGCCCGAATCCGGGCCTTGGCTCGCTCGACGCCGAGTCGCGAACGCCCGTCTCGTCATGCGCGGTGATGAAGATCACGGGAATGCCGCTGCCAGCGAGCCGGCGTTGCACCTCAAGCCCGTTCAGGCCCGGCATCTGGATATCGAGCACGAGGCAATCCGGACGGTATGCCGGTATGGAATCGAACATGTCCAGAAACTCGTCCCCGGTCTTAAATGTGTCCGCTGACAGTCCGACAGAGCGCAGAAGCCGTTTGATGGCACGGCGCACCGATTCGTCGTCATCCACCACTGCGACGAACGGCTTGACTTTGCTCATGGCGACATTCCCCATACACAGGCGGCGCAGCACCCAGCCTGATTCGACGCTAGGTTGAGCGTATGACAGTTGTCTGGTTGCGGATATGGAACTTTGGTCTAACAGGCGGGGACGACGTCGCAAGAGCCTATGCCGTTGAGACGTGCAGGGCCTGGGTCCGGTGCCGCTGTCGCGGTCCAGGAGTGCCATACAGCACGCCGATGCCGTTTTCAACTACCGGCGCATTCAGGGACCATTTTGCGCAACCGAGACTTGCTGGACTACGTGCGCCTTGGCCGGACCGGAAATCCGGACTTAGCTGGATTGCTGCACAACCGACAAATCGTCGGCCAATCCTGCCATTGGAACTCAGGAGAGCGATCGGGACCCACGCTTGTCGAAGGGGCTGCGGCCGCGCCGCGCTCGAAGACCAAGGCAGGCAAGCTTGGAGGAGACCGTGGACGTGCGCGAAGAACGCGGGCGCATTGTCATGCGGCCGCGTTCGGCGAGGAAATCGGCTTGAGCGGCAGCCGGCGCGCATCGCCCGCGAGATCGCCTTCAGCAGCGCACGTCCGTGCAAGCCAATCTGGCCGATAATGACCTGACTCCCGAGCTTAGACTTGCGGCTTCCATGATCGCGGCAGGAATGCGTCTCCTGACCGGCGGACCCGTCCAGGTATCTGCCGCTATAGTGATTTTGTTGAATTCTCCACATGGACACACTGAATTTCCTTTCGCCTTGCGACTAGACTAAGTTACCGGCAGGGTTGCAGACCGGGCCTTCCGGCTGGGGAGTCTATATGCATCGCTTTCGACACTTCGTCGCCTGCTGCCTTTGCCTGGCTATGCTGGCCATGACTGCCGGCGCCGACGCCATCGCACAGGCATTGCTGGGCAAGCCCCAACTCGACCAGCTCACCGCGCCCATCGCGCTATATCCCGACGCGCTGCT
The sequence above is drawn from the Cupriavidus sp. D39 genome and encodes:
- a CDS encoding response regulator transcription factor, yielding MNNAMPTVYVVDDDDAVRRALMRLIRCAGYLVEGFGTAREFLDSGASNDCNACLLLDVQLPDLNGLELQRELNGAGRPLSIVFLTGHGDIPTSVRAMKAGATDFLVKPVCDSDLLSAIESALGRASQARASRIEIEAIYSRIDRLTQREREVLTLVVEGRLNKQMACEPGTAEKTIKVHRARVMKKMEAHSLAELVRISDKAGIPHPLLHPPQSAATATAT
- a CDS encoding IS5 family transposase, which gives rise to MRGADTFTESLFTMRRLEDFVPKSHPLRSIRTMANQALAKMDGLFAGMYEADIKGGRPSIAPEKLLRAMLLQVLYSVRSERQLMEQTHYNLLFRWFIGLAMDDAVWVPSVFTKNRERLIKHDAVIEFFNEVLAIAQKKDWLSDEHFSVDGTLIQAWAGHKSFVRKDGEDEANDGGNFKGRKRSNETLQSKTDPDARLYRKGKTASELRSMGHTLSDNRHGLVVSAMVTNADGYAEREAAKVMLNDARQVAEDLDVEVTVGADKGYDAEEFIQACLEMKVTPRVAQNTSGRRSAVPDAIARSEGYAISQQKRKLIEQGFGWAKTVGRMRQVMVRGQKKVDQMFVLSMAAYNLVRMRSLGQIRPQSQ
- a CDS encoding DUF1643 domain-containing protein; this encodes MKHLTTQTLDGEAGAILSDCEQYRYRLWREWDRSRPGLGFIMLNPSTADHQANDPTITRCLQRALAGKYGRLEVVNLFPLRSTDPDGLLAHPAPLGREDTANCSIMDALDRCSLVICAWGAHKSAPARAAEVLRIVRMCGRSTLLHHTGLNQDGSPKHPLYIAAKVEGRPGFAKNPPHP
- a CDS encoding sensor histidine kinase, whose amino-acid sequence is MTVVIDRTERYELQRNRQELAHLTRVSTLGELASSLAHELNQPLTAILSNAQAAQRFMSTQPINLTEVREILQDLVEDDHRASEVIRRIRTLVKKGELEAAPLSLDRVIGDVAMLVHSDAIVRGIRVVLNTDPRLPSVQGDSVQLQQVVLNLLLNAFHATESCPAHDRVVVIDATREGADMVRVAVRDRGPGLSADKLEQIFKPFFTSKREGLGLGLSISRSIVEMHGGRIWAGNNSDQGATFCFTLPVAAKTEPAHSGEHP
- a CDS encoding response regulator transcription factor, with translation MSKVKPFVAVVDDDESVRRAIKRLLRSVGLSADTFKTGDEFLDMFDSIPAYRPDCLVLDIQMPGLNGLEVQRRLAGSGIPVIFITAHDETGVRDSASSEPRPGFGRGSSIRSTS